In one Candidatus Eisenbacteria bacterium genomic region, the following are encoded:
- a CDS encoding cytochrome c encodes MKVCWRWALLASALAGLAAAGCGGQKQEGTAKEAQGGGTPPVSKYDRGPRAFASPMDDSRAAQGEQLFQKKGCSACHAFGRKLNCPDLKGVTGRRTAEWMENQILHPEIMIKEDPISRQLFTQFALQMPNQGLTQEEARAVIEFFKKKDREPAAAR; translated from the coding sequence GTGAAGGTCTGCTGGAGATGGGCGCTGCTGGCGAGCGCGCTGGCGGGTCTGGCGGCCGCCGGGTGCGGCGGTCAGAAGCAGGAGGGCACCGCGAAGGAAGCGCAGGGCGGTGGAACGCCCCCGGTTTCGAAGTACGACCGGGGCCCACGCGCGTTCGCCTCGCCCATGGACGACTCCAGGGCGGCCCAGGGAGAACAGCTGTTCCAGAAGAAGGGCTGTTCGGCGTGCCACGCGTTCGGCCGGAAGCTCAACTGCCCGGATCTGAAGGGCGTGACCGGCCGCCGCACCGCGGAGTGGATGGAGAACCAGATCCTGCACCCCGAGATCATGATCAAGGAGGATCCGATTTCCCGCCAGCTGTTCACGCAGTTTGCGCTGCAGATGCCCAACCAGGGCCTGACGCAGGAAGAGGCCCGCGCGGTGATCGAGTTCTTCAAGAAGAAGGACCGCGAGCCCGCCGCGGCCCGCTGA
- a CDS encoding DUF1015 domain-containing protein: MPEVRPFRALRFSGERRDLSRVIAPPYDVIESPAEVAGLRERHPHNVVRLILPEDHPGQPDSRYRASREQLEAWLGEGALVQDPHPAFYPYRQAYRRNGSGVAERVGFLGLLRLEPFGRQVMAHENTLAGPREDRYRLLREVRVNLSPVFALFEDPGGHVRTALEAAMTRPWDARATRGGHDHGHDELWRMDEPEACETVMRALHGQPLVFADGHHRYESALRHLAEMRERGEDPGTAAYCVAFFAPVPQPGLSILPTHRVVHGLEAGRFAALEDTLRRFFLVRAAGRWDQPADVERWERAAPARPGRLLGFARRGDDTLWDLELLPGSAPEALAGLPGPLRDLDVSVLHEAVLHQALGIGEDALRRQANLRYLHDAGPALEQLRIDAQAVFLLRPTPIESVFSVARAGLRMPQKSTYFYPKVSTGFVLHRHERK, translated from the coding sequence ATGCCCGAAGTCCGACCCTTCCGAGCCCTGCGATTCTCCGGCGAGCGCCGCGACCTGAGCCGGGTCATCGCGCCGCCCTACGATGTCATCGAAAGCCCGGCCGAGGTGGCCGGGCTGCGCGAGCGTCACCCGCACAACGTGGTGCGCCTGATCCTGCCCGAGGATCATCCGGGTCAGCCGGACAGCCGCTACCGCGCCTCGCGCGAGCAGTTGGAGGCGTGGTTGGGGGAGGGCGCGCTGGTGCAGGACCCGCACCCGGCGTTCTACCCGTACCGGCAGGCCTACCGACGCAACGGCTCGGGGGTGGCCGAGCGGGTCGGCTTCCTGGGTCTGCTGCGCCTGGAGCCCTTCGGCCGGCAGGTGATGGCCCACGAGAACACGCTGGCGGGGCCGCGCGAGGACCGCTACCGGCTGCTGCGCGAGGTGCGTGTGAACCTGAGCCCGGTCTTCGCGTTGTTCGAGGACCCCGGCGGCCACGTGCGCACCGCGCTCGAGGCCGCCATGACGCGCCCGTGGGACGCCCGCGCGACGCGCGGCGGGCACGATCACGGGCACGACGAGTTGTGGCGCATGGACGAGCCGGAGGCGTGCGAGACCGTGATGCGGGCGCTGCACGGCCAGCCGCTGGTGTTCGCCGACGGGCACCACCGTTACGAGTCGGCGCTGCGGCACCTGGCGGAGATGCGCGAGCGCGGCGAGGATCCGGGCACGGCGGCCTACTGCGTGGCGTTCTTCGCCCCGGTGCCTCAGCCGGGCCTGAGCATCCTGCCGACCCACCGGGTGGTGCACGGCCTGGAGGCCGGCCGGTTCGCCGCGCTCGAGGACACGCTGCGCCGCTTCTTCCTCGTGCGGGCAGCGGGCCGGTGGGACCAGCCCGCCGACGTGGAGCGCTGGGAGCGCGCGGCACCGGCGCGCCCGGGCCGCCTGCTGGGCTTCGCGCGCCGCGGCGACGACACCCTGTGGGACCTGGAACTGCTGCCCGGCAGCGCCCCGGAGGCCCTGGCGGGCCTGCCCGGCCCGCTGCGCGACCTGGATGTCTCGGTCCTGCACGAGGCGGTGCTGCACCAGGCCCTGGGCATCGGGGAGGACGCCCTGCGGCGGCAGGCGAACCTGCGCTACCTGCACGACGCCGGTCCCGCCCTGGAGCAACTGCGAATCGATGCGCAGGCGGTGTTTCTCCTGCGCCCCACGCCCATCGAATCGGTCTTCTCGGTGGCCCGAGCCGGGCTTCGAATGCCCCAGAAGTCCACGTACTTCTACCCTAAAGTCAGTACTGGCTTCGTCTTACACAGACACGAAAGAAAATAG
- a CDS encoding Crp/Fnr family transcriptional regulator → MGPDIRSERLLALLRGVPMFRGLPPDDLRRVAGVTSVQDLTRGDYLWHEGDPSDHLCILVRGRVKIVKHGQSGDIILEIFGQGEPVGAIAVYNCMAYPADAVCLEPVTVLQLARRDYFELLDRSPGFARTLLLELTRLTVSLTRKIEEMRGQRVEVRVAQLFLTLARRMGRPGATGTEVPIHLSRQEVADLVGTTVESAIRVMSRWGREGTLITGDGCFVIPDLEKLREVAHAATEEP, encoded by the coding sequence TTGGGTCCCGACATTCGCTCCGAACGCCTGCTGGCCCTGTTGCGGGGTGTACCCATGTTCCGCGGGCTGCCCCCCGACGACCTGCGCCGCGTTGCCGGGGTCACCTCGGTGCAGGATCTCACTCGCGGCGACTATCTGTGGCACGAAGGCGATCCCTCGGACCACCTGTGCATCCTGGTCCGCGGCCGGGTGAAGATCGTCAAGCACGGCCAGTCGGGCGACATCATTCTGGAGATCTTCGGGCAGGGCGAGCCGGTGGGGGCCATCGCCGTGTACAACTGCATGGCCTACCCTGCCGACGCGGTATGCCTGGAGCCGGTGACGGTGCTTCAACTGGCCCGGCGCGACTACTTCGAACTGCTCGATCGCAGCCCCGGCTTCGCGCGCACGCTGCTGCTGGAACTCACGCGGCTCACCGTGAGTCTGACGCGCAAGATCGAGGAGATGCGCGGTCAGCGCGTGGAGGTTCGCGTGGCGCAGCTGTTCCTCACCCTGGCGCGGCGCATGGGCCGCCCCGGCGCCACCGGCACGGAGGTGCCGATCCACCTGTCCCGGCAGGAGGTGGCCGACCTGGTGGGCACCACCGTGGAGTCCGCCATCCGCGTGATGTCGCGCTGGGGCCGCGAGGGCACGCTCATCACCGGCGACGGGTGCTTCGTGATCCCGGACCTCGAAAAGCTGCGCGAAGTGGCCCACGCAGCCACGGAAGAACCCTGA
- a CDS encoding hemerythrin domain-containing protein has protein sequence MSPLPDASRAPGHTAPGFFDRLRHDHRRVLEQVAELEEEALGGRRRAARALPSDGALHRFAEMLLRQFDTHMAAEDELLFPALLAVMPEARDSVEPLSADHVELRGMLSRLRFLLGEAPSEPRDGQVRVLVADLVDLLRIHIRKEERAVFRVAQSVLDPAGIEALDAGLAVLELGTARRDDPAGQD, from the coding sequence ATGTCGCCTCTCCCCGATGCATCCCGCGCGCCCGGCCACACCGCTCCCGGCTTCTTCGACCGGCTGCGCCACGACCATCGGCGGGTGCTGGAGCAGGTCGCGGAGCTGGAGGAGGAGGCGCTGGGCGGTCGCAGGCGCGCCGCACGCGCCCTTCCCAGCGACGGGGCCCTCCATCGCTTCGCCGAGATGCTCCTGCGGCAGTTCGACACCCACATGGCCGCCGAGGACGAGTTGCTGTTTCCGGCGCTGCTCGCCGTGATGCCGGAGGCCCGCGACAGCGTGGAGCCACTCTCGGCCGACCACGTCGAACTGCGCGGCATGCTCTCGCGACTGCGGTTCCTGCTGGGCGAGGCTCCGTCGGAGCCGCGGGACGGGCAGGTGCGGGTGCTGGTGGCCGACCTGGTGGATCTGTTGCGGATCCACATCCGGAAGGAAGAGCGGGCCGTGTTCCGAGTCGCACAGAGCGTCCTGGATCCCGCGGGGATCGAGGCGCTGGATGCGGGGCTGGCGGTCCTGGAACTGGGCACGGCGCGCCGGGACGACCCGGCGGGCCAAGACTGA
- a CDS encoding c-type cytochrome, with protein sequence MKGRILPGGLMALGVAAWVTAALAMEPLPKSPPVPAGNPMSAAKVELGKQLFFDPRLSLTGTVSCNSCHNVMAGGEDNRPNSVGVDGRKGGRSAPTVWNAAFMSVQFWDGRASTLEDQAKGPMVNPVEMGMADHSLVIKRIAAAPGYRRQFQRVFGGRNALTIDNVARAIAAYERTLITPNSPVDRYLGGNAKALSAAAVRGKDLVEKIGCVSCHSGPNFAGPVLESGQGFYQKFPTNEVAASVAKYDLKADAGRFGVTKKEEDRNLWRVQTWRNVALTAPYFHNGSVPTLREAVTVMAKTQLDKDLTPAESADIVAFLEGLTGEFPRQTLPRLPATSGTSLVD encoded by the coding sequence ATGAAGGGCAGGATTCTGCCGGGTGGTTTGATGGCACTGGGAGTGGCGGCGTGGGTGACCGCGGCGTTGGCGATGGAGCCGCTGCCGAAGAGCCCGCCGGTGCCCGCGGGCAACCCCATGAGCGCGGCCAAGGTGGAACTCGGCAAGCAGCTGTTCTTCGACCCGCGCCTCTCGCTCACCGGGACGGTGTCGTGCAACTCCTGCCACAACGTGATGGCCGGGGGCGAGGACAACCGGCCCAACTCGGTCGGCGTGGACGGCAGGAAGGGCGGGCGATCCGCGCCCACGGTGTGGAATGCGGCCTTCATGTCGGTGCAATTCTGGGACGGCCGCGCCAGCACGCTCGAGGACCAGGCCAAGGGGCCGATGGTCAACCCGGTCGAAATGGGAATGGCGGACCACTCGCTGGTGATCAAGCGCATCGCCGCGGCGCCCGGCTACCGCCGGCAATTCCAGCGGGTGTTCGGCGGCAGGAACGCGCTCACCATCGACAACGTGGCCCGCGCCATCGCCGCCTACGAGCGCACCCTGATCACGCCGAACAGCCCGGTGGACCGGTACCTGGGCGGGAATGCGAAGGCGCTCTCCGCCGCCGCCGTGCGCGGCAAGGACCTGGTGGAGAAGATCGGTTGCGTCAGCTGCCACAGCGGCCCGAATTTCGCGGGCCCGGTACTGGAGTCCGGCCAGGGCTTCTACCAGAAGTTCCCCACCAACGAGGTCGCCGCCTCCGTGGCCAAGTACGACCTCAAGGCCGACGCGGGCCGCTTCGGGGTGACGAAGAAGGAGGAGGACCGCAATCTGTGGCGCGTCCAGACGTGGCGGAACGTCGCTCTCACGGCGCCGTACTTCCATAACGGGTCGGTCCCGACGCTGCGGGAAGCGGTGACGGTGATGGCGAAGACACAGCTCGACAAGGACCTCACGCCCGCGGAGAGCGCCGACATCGTCGCATTCCTCGAGGGCCTCACCGGGGAGTTCCCCCGGCAGACGCTGCCGCGCCTGCCGGCGACCTCGGGAACCAGCCTGGTGGACTAG
- a CDS encoding c-type cytochrome, whose translation MTSETSRPTFRTALRHVPLPLAFVLTAMLTVTACRLLDPEPLPAPKPRLVVQDTLSAVSKGARLYAQQCATCHGDSAQGLPARGPAIQGARNIAEIVRHGRGDMPAYTAFADSEISQIELFLARFALPTDGPGLYSYYCARCHGSAAEGGTSGPGLAALAPSAYPSVDIPAWSAVSQGTYTMARLPGVTQEQATLIQAWLAALPAPATGRDLYFRYCMQCHGSTGRGTARCREGVRGKSGEVYEAVRYGKESMPSYPMISSAGISQLQAYIRSMP comes from the coding sequence ATGACATCCGAGACTTCCCGCCCGACATTCAGGACCGCCCTCCGCCACGTCCCCCTGCCGCTGGCCTTCGTCCTGACCGCGATGCTCACGGTCACCGCCTGCCGCCTGCTCGATCCCGAGCCGCTTCCGGCTCCCAAACCGCGCCTCGTGGTGCAGGACACACTCTCCGCGGTCTCCAAGGGGGCGCGGCTCTACGCGCAGCAGTGCGCCACGTGCCACGGCGATTCGGCGCAGGGACTCCCGGCCCGGGGGCCGGCAATTCAGGGCGCGAGGAACATCGCGGAAATCGTGCGCCACGGCCGAGGTGACATGCCGGCCTACACTGCCTTCGCCGACTCCGAGATTTCCCAAATCGAGCTGTTCCTGGCCCGGTTCGCCCTGCCCACCGACGGGCCCGGGCTGTACTCATACTACTGCGCGCGCTGCCATGGTTCCGCGGCCGAGGGCGGGACGAGCGGGCCGGGGCTCGCCGCGCTCGCGCCGTCCGCATATCCCTCGGTGGACATTCCGGCCTGGTCGGCGGTGAGCCAGGGGACCTACACCATGGCCCGCCTGCCCGGGGTGACCCAGGAGCAGGCCACGCTCATCCAGGCCTGGCTGGCGGCGCTCCCGGCGCCTGCCACGGGGCGGGACCTGTACTTCCGCTACTGCATGCAGTGTCACGGCTCGACCGGGCGGGGCACGGCGCGCTGCCGCGAGGGTGTGCGGGGCAAGTCGGGGGAGGTGTACGAGGCGGTGCGTTACGGCAAGGAGAGCATGCCCTCCTACCCGATGATCTCCAGCGCCGGCATCAGCCAGCTCCAGGCCTACATCCGCTCGATGCCCTAG